TCGGGGTCAGCAAGGAGACCGGCGACTGGTTGACCGACTACGCCGAGCGCGGCGCGACGGTTTCGCTCCAAGTCACTGCCGACACCGATCCCGGCACGAGCCACAACACGCACGCGCTCCTCGGCCCGGACACCGAGGAGGAAGTTCTCGTCGTCGGCCACCACGACGCCCACGACATCGCCGAGGGCGCACTGGACAATGGCTGTGGCATCACGACTGTCGTGACGGCAGCCCAACTGCTCGCCGAACTCGATTTAGATACGAAAGTCCGCGTCGTCGGCGTCGGATGCGAGGAAATCGGCCTACTCGGTGCGGACGCACTTGCGAGCGAACTCGACCTCGACACCGTCCGCGCGGTCGTCAACGTCGATGGCGCGGGGCGATTCCGTGACATGCGCGCCCACACCCACGGTTCGGAGACGATGAAGGAACTCGTTCAAGCGGTCTCCGACCAAGCGAACCAGCCGATTGCCACGAACGAGCAAGTCCACCCCTTCAGTGACCAGTGGCCGTTCCTGAAACGCGGCGTACCAGTACTCCAACTCCACAGCGAGAGCGGCGAGCGCGGTAGAGGCTGGGGCCACACCCACGCCGACACCCGCGACAAGGTAGACGACCGAAATCTGCGCGAACACGCGATGCTGACGGCGTTGCTCGTGCAGGAAGTGGCGAGTACTGACGAGATTCCGCGCCAGAGTGCCGAGAACGTCGCGGACAATCTCCGCGACGGCGACTTCGAAGAAGGGATGCGAGCGGCCGGAATCTGGCCGGACGCGTGGGCGTAGCTACGACTTCGAAGGGGTGGATTGGCCTTCGACGGCGTCGTCGATGAGAATCGAGACCCCGATCAGACCGAGTCTGATGCCGTAGAAGTGGGCCGCCAGCCAAATCGCGGCGAACAGTAACTTACCGATAATTGGCAGTTCCACGAACAAACTACCGACGAAATTCCCGAGCGCGACGACTACGAAGCCGGAGAGCACCCAGATAGTTGCGTCTGTGAGGGCGTTGTCGGAGACCATACGCCCGCGACTCACGTGGAGGTCGAAAACCTTGTCATCTGGCTATTCTATTCGCCGTTCTACTTCACTAGCGACCCGCCCGCGGGTCGCTCGCTCTGCTCGCAACAGCTCGAAGACGGCCCGCGCGCTCGCTGCCGCTCGCTCGTCTACCGAGAAGTCCAGTTCCGAATACGCCACGTCTGCCAGCACCAACGGATACGCAGGCGCAGCGGCGATGCCTTCCGGGCCGTCGATTGGCTCTGGTCCCAGCACGCGCTCGACTTTCGCCACGTCCGAGTCGCCGGTTGCAACTGCCTGCACGAGCGAGACGATTCGTCGGACCATCCCACGGACGAACCCGCCCGCTCGGAGACGGAAGACGAGGTAGCCGTCCTCACGCCGAACCTCGCCGCGGAGTTCTCGAATAGTGTTTTGCTCGTCCGTAGTGAGATTGTGGAAGTCGTTCTCGCCGCGGAGTACGTCGAGTGCGGCCCGCGCTCGTTCGAGGTCCGCGTCCGGCGCGTAGCAGTGATAGACGTACTCCCGGTACTCTGCGTGATGGGTCGCGTGGAAGTGGTCCGGGGCGTCAGCGCTCGCCCACGCTCGAATGGACCCCGGTAGCTCGCTGTTGAACGCGGCCGGAGTCAGCCAGTCGGGGCACTCGAACGCGACAGTTTGTCCGACTGCGGAAACACCCGCGTCCGTCCGCCCCGCCGCGGCGTAGCCCGTTGGCTTCTCGTCGGCGACGCCCAAGTTCTGCAGTGCCGAAAAAATCCGCCCCTCTACGGTCGGCACGTCTGGCTGGCGCTGGAAGCCATGGAACGGGCGGCCGTCGTACGCGATCCGGAACGCTCGCATTGTTCGGTGATTGACGGTGATAGTATTTAACGCCGGGCAAACGACCGAGCGAGAGTTTATCCGAGAAGAGGGGACCAACACCGACCGTGACCTGACCGACGAACGCGAAACGGTCCGCGGGTGTACGGTACCCCGTTTCGCGTTGCCCTCGTCTCGCGGGTTTGCGTCCGTTCGACGAATCGAGGCCTTCGCTGAGTGAATGTCTCGCTCGTACCGTCTGCTTGCCCTTCGTTACGTCTCGAACTCTTCGTAGCTTCGTTCTCGATTGCTCTCGGGCACTTCCATGCCCTCAGTTTCGAGCAGTCGCTCCAGACGCCGCTCGAACTCGTCCTCACTCAACTCGCCGCGGGCGTAGCGAGACCGTAACTCTTCGAGGGGGTCGTCTTGGGTCGTGTTGGCCGACTGCTGTTCGACCGCCGTTCCCTTGCTTGCGTACTCTTCTTCGACCATCGGGAGCGAGTCGCCGAGAATTGCGACCAGCGGAACGAGGATGAACATACCGATTACGAAGATAATCGGGACGAGGCTCCCGAATCCCAGAACCGCCGCCAGCGCCGTCAGACCGAACGACAGAACTGCGAGGACCGCGACCAACGTCCCGTGTTCGATCTGTACCGAACTCTCCTGCATGCCAGCGCGTTTGAGAGCGGTTGTCAAAAAGGTTAAACTGCGGGCGGCGTGCGACTACTCGAAGTCTTCGTAGGTCGGCCGCTGCTCGTCTTCCGGCGGGAAGTCGTCTACCGGCACTTGCGTCTGGTCGCCGGAGTCCATGTCCTTGACCGTTACGTTGCCGTCTGCGAGGTCCTGCTCGCCGACGATGACGACCGTCTCGGCGTTGATAGAGTCCGCATAGTCGAGTTGGCCGCCGAAGCTTCGACCGGACACGTCGGTCTCCACGACGAAGTCGCGTTCTCGAAGCTCGCGCGTTATCTCGGCCGCCACGTCGCGCGTGTCGCCGATTTGCAGGACGTAGTAGTCCGTCGAGAGTGCTTCTTCTGGCCAGACGCCAGCGCGCTTGCAGAGGAGCGTCAGCGTGGCGTCACCGACTGCGTAGCCGACTGCTGGCGTCGGTTGGCCGCCGTAGTCTTCGATGAGGTCGTCGTAGCGACCGCCGCCGAAGATCGAACGACTCACGTCGCCCGTCGCGTCGAAGCACTCGAAGACGATACCGGTGTAGTAGTCCAGTCCGCGAGCGGTGTCCAACGAGAGCGTGCAGTACTCGCGGACGCCGAAGTCTGTGGCGGCTTCCAAGACGGCCGTGAGATTCTCGACAGACTGCTCGACCCGCTCGGTTTCGGCGAACGTCACGAGTTCGTCCAAGTTCTCTTCGGCGGTGTCGAGGAGTCCATCGAAGGTCTCTGCCTGCTCGTGGGAGAGTCCGGCGTCGGTCAGCAGACCGTAGAACTCCGCTTGTTCTATCTTCTGGTTCTTGTCCACGGCGCGAATCGCGGCTTCCGTGTCTACGTCGGCGTCGAACGCTTCGAGTAGTCCACCCAGAATGTCGCGGTGACTCACGCGGAACTCGAAGTCGTCGCTCGTCAGTCCGAGGTTCGTCAGCGAGGAGGCCGCACACGCGAGCAGTTCGGCGTCTGCTTCCGGTTCGGAAGAGCCGAAGATGTCCACGTTCGTCTGGTAGAACTCGCGGCGACGGCCGCTCTGTGGTTCCTCGTAGCGCCAGAACGGCCGCGTCGAGAACCACTTGATGGGCTTGCTGAGTTCCTGTTGCTTGGCGACGACCATCCGGGCGACGGTCGGTGTCAACTCGGGCGTCAGTGTGACGTGGCGGCCGCCTTGGTCCTCGAAGGCGTACAGTTCGTCTACGATTTCTGCGCCGCTCTTGTCTGTCCACAGGTCTACGCGCTCCAGTGCTGGCGTGCCGATTTCTCGAAAGCCGTAGCGCCGAGCGGTGTCTTCGAGAGTATCGAACATCTCTCGCCGAGAGCCCATCTCGGCTGGGTAGAAGTCTCGAAAGCCCTTGATGCGGTCGTACATGTGGCCAGTTTGGGCGAGCGCGCGCTTGAAAGCTTCCGTTCGGGCTTTGGGTACTGTCTGGATTATTTGATTCGTCGGGTTCGGATGTCATTTTGGATAGCACTGCTTCGAAAGCTCCTGCACACCCGCTAGAAGTTGCAGACGACACATCGGATACGATCACTTCGAAAGCCCCCGAGTGGTGGACTCGCGCGGAACACTCTGCGCGCCTCGGCTTCGCCTGCGGTGCTTGAGGCTCCGGGCTTCGTCCACCACTCGGCCCCTTTCATTCCCACCCGTCGTTTGGTCGGCCGGGCGTTTCCGGTGGTTGGGTTCACCTGCTGTTTCCGGTGGAAGTGCCACCGAGCGTTTTGGAGGGTTCTCACGCAGTCGCGACTCTAACCGAGACGTTGCCCTCGCTCCCCGAAACTCGCGTCTGCTCGACGATTCGCTCGCTCCCGATTACCACGACAACCGTCTCGTTGCTGACTCGCTGGAGTCCGAACTGCTCGCCGTCTGTCTGCCAGCGGTTCTCGCCGATGCGCTCGCTGCGGGCGTCCATGTAGTCTGCGAACGCTCGTTGGAACTCGGTCGCGTTCTGTTGGTCGTCCCACCGGAGTGCCCAGACGAAGTTGCGCTGGTCGGATTCGTTCGCGCCGTGGTTCCAGAGCGTGACCATGCGGTCGTTGCCCCAGCCTTCGGCGGCAGTCGCGGCCCGCGATTCGGAGAGGTCTCCGCCGAGTACGTCGCGGACGAACAGTTCGCCGGTCGTGTCAGTCTGGCCTGCGCTTACGGTTTCGGTCTCCCGTACCGAGACGCGCAGGGTCGCCGGAGGTTCATTCTCTGGGCCGTAGTTGTGTATCAGCTGTTCGGTCGTCTCCGGCGGGTTGCGGTAGACTGCGGTCAGATTCGCGGGGGAGTCGAGTCGCTTCTCGAAGTACCTGCCACCGAACAGATACGGCCCGCGGACGTACCGACCGAGCGCGGAGCCAGCGCGATAGTCACCTCGCATCTCCTCTATTTGTCCCGGCCCTGTGAGGTAGCGTTCGCCGTAGGTGTCGGCGACGTACACCGCGCTCCCTTCGACCATCGCTCGGGAGACCGCCGCGGAGTCTGTCGTTCCACCTCGTAAGTCCATCGCATCTCGGTAGCGCTCGCTGGTGAGCGTCACCGCGTGGGCGTACTCGTGGGCGAGGATGGCTTCTAACTCCGGGAGATTCTGCGCGCCTGCTGGCACGCCGTCGTGGAGGATGACCGTGACTCGGTGTGCGCCCTGCCCGTAGTAGGCCGCGGGCGCACCCTCCTTCGAGTCGTCGGCGTCGAGGAGCAACCGATGGAACGGTCCGGCCCGCCCGCCGAGATAACTGACTTGGTTTCCACTGGCGCTCGTCGTCTGCAACGAGGGCTGTGAGACGTTGCTGTCTAACAGCGTCGCTACTCGGTCGTAGATACGGCTCTCGTTCGTCGGCAGCGAGTCCGGCCCTTCGTCCGGCGTCCGTGTTTGGAGCGTGGAGTTCTCCGTAGTCGGACCGGCCATCGGGGCCGTACAGCCCGAAAGCACGAGTAGACCCGCGAACAGGACGACGACGCGACGCATGCGCCGATAGAGGAGTGGTCCGGTAAAAGTGTCTGTGGATTAATTCAATCCTGTCACGTACGTCTGCGTGTGGTCCGGGAACACGTCCGCGACTGCCTCTTCGCCGTGTTCGCGGCGCAGAATCGCCCGGAGCTCGTCTTCGTAGTCGGCCTTCGGTATCTCTTCGCTCGGCCCCGTAGTGACCGAGAGCGTCTGTTCGACGACTCTATCGACCGCGCCGCGGCCGAATCCCGAGAGCGGGACGATGTAATCGACGTCGTGGCGGTCCTCCAGACTCTGGGCCTGCGCCCGAGAGATGGAGGGTACCCGGTCGTCCCGGCGCGTGCCGTCCGCAATCGCGTCGAAGTCCATCTCTGCGACCATCTCTAGGGCGTGCTGGTGGACGTGTTGGATCCCGTTTCGCGGGTAGCCGTCTTCGACCATTTCGGCGACGGCTTCCTCGGCGACCGCGGTCTCCAACTCGACGGTCTCGAAGTCGAATCCCGTCTTCTCCGCCGTCTCGCGGGCGTACTCCCACGCGTCGGTGACCCCGAAGCTAGCGGTGACGAGCGTGACTTCGTA
The sequence above is a segment of the Halorussus halophilus genome. Coding sequences within it:
- a CDS encoding M28 family metallopeptidase, encoding MDEDTDGQTRNDATVHARNDEDDHATNLTAVALGEAWRDDYPWEFLTQLTEIENRLGGHPGERRAAELVAEGFERAGAREVTVDPFEMQRWTRGDAELGVTDPVERTFETIALPYSPAGEVHGELVDVGHGTPEEIDEQDVAGKVVVASTTTPKGSRFIHRMEKFGYAAAAGAEAFVFRNHVPGQLPPTGSLRFDAKAAIPGVGVSKETGDWLTDYAERGATVSLQVTADTDPGTSHNTHALLGPDTEEEVLVVGHHDAHDIAEGALDNGCGITTVVTAAQLLAELDLDTKVRVVGVGCEEIGLLGADALASELDLDTVRAVVNVDGAGRFRDMRAHTHGSETMKELVQAVSDQANQPIATNEQVHPFSDQWPFLKRGVPVLQLHSESGERGRGWGHTHADTRDKVDDRNLREHAMLTALLVQEVASTDEIPRQSAENVADNLRDGDFEEGMRAAGIWPDAWA
- a CDS encoding GNAT family protein; amino-acid sequence: MVSDNALTDATIWVLSGFVVVALGNFVGSLFVELPIIGKLLFAAIWLAAHFYGIRLGLIGVSILIDDAVEGQSTPSKS
- the truA gene encoding tRNA pseudouridine(38-40) synthase TruA, whose protein sequence is MRAFRIAYDGRPFHGFQRQPDVPTVEGRIFSALQNLGVADEKPTGYAAAGRTDAGVSAVGQTVAFECPDWLTPAAFNSELPGSIRAWASADAPDHFHATHHAEYREYVYHCYAPDADLERARAALDVLRGENDFHNLTTDEQNTIRELRGEVRREDGYLVFRLRAGGFVRGMVRRIVSLVQAVATGDSDVAKVERVLGPEPIDGPEGIAAAPAYPLVLADVAYSELDFSVDERAAASARAVFELLRAERATRGRVASEVERRIE
- a CDS encoding SHOCT domain-containing protein, translated to MQESSVQIEHGTLVAVLAVLSFGLTALAAVLGFGSLVPIIFVIGMFILVPLVAILGDSLPMVEEEYASKGTAVEQQSANTTQDDPLEELRSRYARGELSEDEFERRLERLLETEGMEVPESNRERSYEEFET
- the hisS gene encoding histidine--tRNA ligase, which gives rise to MYDRIKGFRDFYPAEMGSRREMFDTLEDTARRYGFREIGTPALERVDLWTDKSGAEIVDELYAFEDQGGRHVTLTPELTPTVARMVVAKQQELSKPIKWFSTRPFWRYEEPQSGRRREFYQTNVDIFGSSEPEADAELLACAASSLTNLGLTSDDFEFRVSHRDILGGLLEAFDADVDTEAAIRAVDKNQKIEQAEFYGLLTDAGLSHEQAETFDGLLDTAEENLDELVTFAETERVEQSVENLTAVLEAATDFGVREYCTLSLDTARGLDYYTGIVFECFDATGDVSRSIFGGGRYDDLIEDYGGQPTPAVGYAVGDATLTLLCKRAGVWPEEALSTDYYVLQIGDTRDVAAEITRELRERDFVVETDVSGRSFGGQLDYADSINAETVVIVGEQDLADGNVTVKDMDSGDQTQVPVDDFPPEDEQRPTYEDFE
- a CDS encoding DUF7411 family protein, producing the protein MELGLLYSGGKDSTLAALLLDDFYEVTLVTASFGVTDAWEYARETAEKTGFDFETVELETAVAEEAVAEMVEDGYPRNGIQHVHQHALEMVAEMDFDAIADGTRRDDRVPSISRAQAQSLEDRHDVDYIVPLSGFGRGAVDRVVEQTLSVTTGPSEEIPKADYEDELRAILRREHGEEAVADVFPDHTQTYVTGLN